One part of the Calditrichota bacterium genome encodes these proteins:
- a CDS encoding family 10 glycosylhydrolase, producing MRSALLRLFLLLLPFCGSAQPLRELRAVKLTNVDSYVLFDDAEIARAMDFLAAHGFNVVLPVVWNGHGVDGVYTLYPSAVMDRLFGRAMYPLFFPGRDPLERVVIEAHRNGMEVWPWFEMGFSCSYSQGGGYILGTFPEWALRDNSGALVVKNGFDWMSGINPEVQGLLLALVTEIVDRYDVDGIEFSDRIPAMPVEGGYDLATAQLYVQEHAGSAPPANYRDPEWMRWRAQKLTAFYRAVRDSVKRRSTHLIVSSSASVYPWAYQEYLQDSPTWFNSGIIDNLIPQLYRYTFSEYLYELNSSLSYVPPA from the coding sequence ATGCGCAGCGCACTCCTCCGTCTATTCTTGCTCCTTCTTCCTTTTTGCGGCAGCGCGCAGCCGTTGCGCGAACTTCGCGCCGTCAAACTCACCAACGTCGATAGCTACGTGCTGTTCGACGACGCGGAGATTGCACGCGCCATGGACTTCTTGGCTGCCCATGGTTTCAATGTGGTCCTGCCGGTGGTCTGGAACGGCCACGGAGTGGACGGCGTCTACACGCTCTATCCCAGCGCAGTGATGGACAGGCTGTTCGGCAGGGCTATGTATCCGCTCTTCTTCCCCGGTCGCGACCCTCTGGAGCGCGTCGTCATTGAGGCCCACCGCAACGGCATGGAGGTCTGGCCGTGGTTCGAGATGGGTTTTTCCTGCTCCTACTCCCAGGGCGGCGGGTACATCCTGGGGACTTTTCCAGAGTGGGCCTTGCGGGACAACAGCGGAGCGCTGGTGGTGAAAAACGGATTCGACTGGATGTCGGGCATCAATCCCGAGGTCCAGGGTTTGCTGTTGGCCCTGGTGACTGAAATAGTGGACCGCTACGACGTAGATGGGATCGAGTTTTCAGACCGAATCCCTGCCATGCCCGTTGAGGGGGGCTACGACCTGGCGACTGCGCAGCTTTATGTCCAGGAACACGCTGGCAGCGCTCCGCCGGCCAACTACCGTGACCCTGAGTGGATGCGCTGGCGCGCCCAGAAGTTGACCGCCTTCTACCGTGCCGTACGAGACTCGGTGAAGCGCCGCAGCACGCACCTCATCGTCTCATCAAGCGCGAGCGTGTATCCGTGGGCCTACCAGGAATACCTGCAGGATTCGCCCACGTGGTTCAACAGTGGCATCATCGACAACCTCATTCCTCAACTGTACCGATATACTTTCTCCGAGTACCTATATGAACTGAATAGCTCACTGAGCTACGTTCCTCCGGC
- a CDS encoding DUF5009 domain-containing protein, whose product MTTSVRSPSWSGASSSPYDPSGGRVLSLDALRGLAILAMVLSGVIPYGVLPAWMYHAQLPPPTHSFDPTRAGLTWVDLVFPLFLFAMGAAIPLAMTRRLASGTPVWKVVLGIAERGLLLAFFAIFLRHVRPHVLNPQPTAATWGIALAGFAVMFPLFARLPAHWPRWQRWVIRGIGWSAAAALLAVLRYPDGSGFSLQRSDIIILVLANVAVSGSFLWLLTRNRLLLRLGVLGILLGLRLASAEPGWVRWLWQATPAPWLYKLYYHQYLFVVLPGTIAGDLFLNWRKRLHQVEAGTQAWSPFRSGGIVGTILGVLIASLVGLQARWLWQTTLMSLILCGVALCLSRNAASEREFLVRQLLLWGAYWLLAGLVFEPYEGGIKKDHSTLSYYFLTTGLSFFLLAALVVVVDIWRGRRFLQLLVANGQNPMIAYVGMANAIWPVFALTRADKLLAALTSSPWLGFLRGVGYTLLLALMVSWFTRRRIYWRT is encoded by the coding sequence ATGACGACCTCAGTTCGCTCGCCCTCTTGGAGCGGTGCCTCGTCGTCACCCTACGACCCATCGGGCGGCCGTGTCCTCTCGTTAGACGCCCTGCGGGGCCTGGCCATCTTGGCTATGGTTCTTTCCGGCGTCATCCCTTACGGGGTGCTGCCAGCGTGGATGTACCACGCGCAACTGCCCCCTCCCACCCACAGCTTCGATCCGACGCGCGCCGGCCTTACCTGGGTGGACCTTGTTTTCCCTCTCTTTCTTTTCGCCATGGGGGCAGCGATCCCCCTGGCCATGACGCGCCGACTTGCGAGTGGCACGCCTGTCTGGAAGGTCGTACTCGGCATAGCGGAACGCGGCCTCCTGCTCGCATTCTTTGCCATCTTCTTGCGCCACGTCCGCCCGCACGTCCTCAATCCGCAGCCGACAGCGGCTACCTGGGGTATTGCTCTTGCAGGCTTTGCCGTAATGTTCCCCTTGTTCGCACGCCTCCCAGCGCACTGGCCGCGGTGGCAGAGGTGGGTCATTCGCGGCATAGGCTGGTCAGCCGCGGCGGCTCTCTTGGCCGTGCTCCGTTACCCCGATGGAAGCGGCTTCTCCCTGCAGAGGAGTGACATCATCATTTTGGTCTTGGCAAATGTGGCGGTATCGGGCTCGTTTCTCTGGCTACTGACGCGGAATCGTTTGCTACTCCGCCTCGGAGTCCTTGGCATCCTGTTGGGTCTTCGTTTGGCATCCGCAGAGCCCGGCTGGGTAAGGTGGCTATGGCAGGCCACGCCCGCCCCGTGGCTCTACAAGCTCTACTACCACCAATACCTTTTCGTGGTCCTCCCCGGTACGATTGCCGGCGATTTGTTCCTCAATTGGAGGAAGCGCCTGCACCAGGTGGAGGCCGGAACACAGGCGTGGAGTCCCTTCCGTAGCGGCGGGATCGTGGGCACGATTCTCGGTGTGCTCATCGCGTCCCTGGTGGGACTGCAGGCCAGGTGGCTGTGGCAGACGACGCTCATGAGCCTTATCCTTTGCGGCGTGGCTCTGTGTTTGAGCAGGAATGCCGCTTCCGAGCGCGAGTTCCTCGTGAGGCAGCTCCTGCTGTGGGGAGCCTACTGGTTGCTTGCCGGCCTCGTGTTCGAGCCGTATGAAGGGGGAATCAAGAAGGACCATTCGACGCTCAGTTACTACTTCCTGACCACCGGGCTATCTTTTTTCTTGCTGGCGGCCCTGGTCGTGGTCGTGGACATCTGGCGCGGACGACGCTTCCTGCAGCTCCTGGTGGCGAACGGCCAGAATCCGATGATCGCCTACGTGGGCATGGCCAACGCCATCTGGCCGGTGTTCGCGCTCACGCGCGCGGACAAATTGCTCGCGGCTCTCACTTCTTCGCCTTGGCTGGGCTTCCTGCGGGGCGTAGGCTATACGCTCTTGCTGGCGCTCATGGTGAGCTGGTTCACCCGGCGACGAATCTACTGGCGCACATGA